The Armatimonadota bacterium genome has a window encoding:
- a CDS encoding VLRF1 family aeRF1-type release factor, which translates to MVEPHLVDALMSLDRDDVLSVSLDTDPTRPEHQGPSPAFRIWARTELRRLIDTLPASHRRTVADLAGRVLDRLRRRIPGRGIAIFATDGFWQEHVLPVPVPSRVRFGRPDLMPLLWAIDEYEPYAILAVDREHARVVLAHLGRATVVENTALHLDTRDWRFKNGRPPTFARRMGAAASRGVQRDAFDARQEEWVRRFWRGVAESAADFLRSRRIERLILGGPEEAAHAVRDLLPEWARERVVALVPLPSRASEAEIAARTLPVAEHHERQLEQALVQDVLERVRAEGNAVVGRAATLQALQQGLVQTLVADVGLAGPVGQCRRCGHVRAVEGDRCPVCGGPVEGQDIAQLLPALTRRAGARLELVTGPAAELLRPHEGIGALLRFDPTA; encoded by the coding sequence ATGGTCGAACCTCACCTTGTGGACGCGCTGATGTCCCTGGACCGTGACGATGTCCTGTCGGTATCCCTGGACACCGATCCGACCCGCCCCGAGCACCAGGGTCCGTCACCCGCGTTCCGCATCTGGGCGCGCACCGAACTCCGCCGGCTCATCGACACGCTGCCCGCTTCCCACCGGCGCACCGTCGCCGATCTGGCCGGGCGGGTCCTGGACCGCCTGCGCCGCCGGATCCCCGGCCGGGGAATCGCCATCTTCGCCACCGACGGCTTCTGGCAGGAACATGTGCTGCCGGTCCCGGTGCCTTCACGGGTGCGGTTCGGACGTCCCGACCTGATGCCCCTGCTGTGGGCGATTGACGAGTATGAACCCTACGCCATCCTGGCCGTGGACCGCGAACACGCGCGGGTCGTGCTCGCCCACCTGGGGCGGGCCACCGTAGTCGAGAACACCGCCCTGCACCTGGATACCCGCGACTGGCGGTTCAAGAACGGCCGGCCCCCCACCTTCGCCCGGCGGATGGGCGCGGCCGCCAGCCGGGGCGTGCAGAGGGATGCGTTCGACGCGCGGCAGGAGGAATGGGTACGCCGGTTCTGGCGCGGGGTGGCCGAGTCCGCCGCCGACTTCCTGCGCTCCCGGCGCATCGAGCGGCTGATCCTCGGCGGCCCGGAGGAGGCGGCCCACGCCGTGCGGGACCTCCTGCCCGAGTGGGCGCGGGAGCGGGTGGTGGCGCTGGTCCCGCTGCCCTCCCGCGCCTCCGAGGCGGAGATCGCGGCCCGGACCCTGCCCGTGGCCGAACACCATGAACGGCAGCTGGAGCAGGCTCTGGTGCAGGACGTACTGGAACGCGTCCGGGCCGAGGGCAACGCGGTGGTGGGCCGCGCCGCGACGCTGCAGGCGCTCCAGCAGGGTCTGGTCCAGACGCTGGTCGCCGACGTGGGGCTGGCGGGGCCGGTGGGGCAGTGCAGGCGGTGCGGCCACGTCCGGGCGGTGGAGGGAGATCGCTGCCCGGTGTGCGGCGGTCCGGTGGAGGGTCAGGACATCGCGCAGCTCCTCCCCGCCCTCACCCGGCGCGCCGGCGCCCGCCTGGAACTCGTCACGGGACCGGCGGCGGAGCTCTTGCGCCCCCACGAAGGCATCGGCGCCCTGCTGAGGTTCGACCCGACGGCGTGA